DNA from Krasilnikovia cinnamomea:
CTTCCGGGCGTGCTCGCCGCAGCAGCGCGCCGCCATCCTGATCGACAACCGGGACATCGACGCACCACGGGTGGTCCGGCACGCGCGGTCAAGCTGATCGGCGGATCAGTAGCGAGTGCCGGCGCCCGCTACCGGGCCGGCCCGAACGTGGCGGTGCCGCCGAGCCCGGCGCACCGGGGCAGCCGGATGACCCCCGGCACACTGTCCGGGACCAGGACCCGGCGGTCAGGACCGCCCATGCCACCGGTACGCGGCGACGGCGCCCGCCGTGGCACCCGGCACGGCCACTGGGCGTCGACCAGCCGCTGCAGCAGGACGAGCTGCCGCTCGGGATCGGTGATGGCGGTGCGGGCACTGTCGTACGAAACGACCGCGCCGTCGTCGAGCTGCAGCAGCACGAAGCTCCCGGTGCCCGGCGGGGTGCGCGACGGCTCGCGTGGAGCCGCGTGGGCCCACCACCCCGCGGCCAATGCCAGCACGGCGGCGGTGCCGGACGCGAGCACGGCGGCCGGTAGGGCCCGGGCTCGGCCCTCGGTCATAACCGCAGGCTACCGAGGCCGGGCGCGGCGCGGCCACGAAGCGAACGAGAATCTCAGGCTTGGACGACGGAGGTGATGGCGGCGGCGCAGTCGTCGGCGGTCCGGGTCGGCCGGTACGGCAACCCGCCGGGCCATGACCGTCCGCGCGGCAGCCACACCGTGTCCAGCCCCACCGCGACGGCGCCGCCCACGTCGTGCTCGGCGTGGTCGCCGATCATCCAGCCGCGCAGGGGCAGCCCCACCTCCGCGGCCGCGAGTTCGTACATCCGGGCGTCGGGCTTGCGGACGCCCGCGCCTTCGGAGATCACCCAGCCGGCGACGAGCCGGTCCAGACCCGTGTGCCGCAGCTTCGACTCCTGCTGACGTACGGTCCCGTTGGTGACCACGACCGGCGACCAGCCGGCGGCGACCGCCTCGGCCAGGGCCAGCCCCACGCGCGGGTCCAGCTCCAGCTCCTTGACCATCCCCTCGCGCAGCTCCGCCAACACCGCCCGGTGGTCGGGCAGATCGAAGTACGCCGCGATGCTGCGGGCGAACCGTTCCCGCGGCTCGTAGCCGTCGTTGTCGGTCGCGATCAGCCATGCGACGTCGGCGGGACCGCCGCCGTGGGCGGGTGCCCATCCGGTCGCCCACCGTCGGAAGGCTGCCGTACGGTCGACGAGGGTGTTGTCCAGATCGATGAGCAGTAGCACCGCGCCAGTGTGACCGTTCGGGCAAATCCGCGCGGCGCGCGGGCGCCGGTTACCGCGGTTCCGCACCACTGTCAGGGAGTATCGATCTCGGTCACCGGTTGGGGAGGAGCGACGTGCCGAAGTTCACCAACGCCGCCGAGCAGGCGGCCTGGACGCTGGCCGAGGCCCTGAACGAGAAGGGTTTCGCCTGCATCAAGCAGGCGGAGGAGGCCGCGGAGATCTTCCGGTCGGGGAAGATGCAGATGCGGCAGGCGTTCAAGGAGCGTGGGCGATCCGAGGTGGATGCGGACATCCGCTGGTCCGGGATGACCCGAGCGAAGAAGGCACTGTCGGACAACGGCTGGTACAT
Protein-coding regions in this window:
- a CDS encoding HAD family hydrolase; translated protein: MLLLIDLDNTLVDRTAAFRRWATGWAPAHGGGPADVAWLIATDNDGYEPRERFARSIAAYFDLPDHRAVLAELREGMVKELELDPRVGLALAEAVAAGWSPVVVTNGTVRQQESKLRHTGLDRLVAGWVISEGAGVRKPDARMYELAAAEVGLPLRGWMIGDHAEHDVGGAVAVGLDTVWLPRGRSWPGGLPYRPTRTADDCAAAITSVVQA